In the genome of Bradyrhizobium sp. CIAT3101, one region contains:
- a CDS encoding cytochrome P450, with product MNADAKELAANFDLAKLTSEFYDDPYPTYRALRENEPVKRLPSGTVFLTRYDDLVTTYKNTKSFSSDKKREFAPKYGDTPLYEHHTTSLVFNDPPAHTRVRRLIMGALSPRAIAGMEGDIVRLVDGLLDAIADKGDCELIEDFAASIPIEVIGNLLDVPHDERAPLRDWSLAILGALEPVVSTEVAARGNKAVTDFLAYLETLVARRRETPGNPDRDVLTRLIQGEDNGERLTEKELLHNCIFLLNAGHETTTNLIGNGLVALHRNPEQKQRLIDNPDLIKTGVEEILRYESSNQLGNRMTTERIELGGVLLEAGTSVTLCIGAANRDPAQFPDPERFDVARTPNRHLAFATGAHQCAGMALARLEGAIAISRFLARFPDYAVSGQPVRGGRVRFRGFLSVPCSIG from the coding sequence ATGAACGCAGATGCGAAAGAATTGGCGGCCAATTTCGATCTGGCGAAGCTGACGAGTGAATTCTACGACGATCCCTACCCGACTTATCGTGCACTGCGGGAGAACGAGCCGGTCAAGCGTCTGCCGAGCGGCACCGTGTTCCTCACCCGTTACGACGACCTCGTCACCACCTACAAGAACACCAAATCGTTCAGCTCGGACAAAAAGCGCGAGTTCGCGCCGAAATATGGCGACACGCCGCTCTACGAGCACCACACCACGAGCCTCGTCTTCAACGATCCTCCTGCACACACCCGCGTGCGGCGCCTGATCATGGGCGCGCTGTCGCCGCGCGCGATCGCGGGCATGGAGGGCGATATCGTCAGGCTGGTCGACGGCCTGCTCGACGCCATCGCCGACAAGGGCGATTGCGAGCTGATCGAGGATTTTGCCGCTTCGATCCCGATCGAGGTGATCGGCAATCTGCTCGACGTCCCCCATGACGAACGTGCGCCGCTGCGCGACTGGTCGCTGGCGATCCTGGGCGCGCTGGAGCCGGTCGTATCCACTGAGGTCGCCGCGCGCGGCAACAAGGCGGTGACGGATTTCCTTGCCTATCTCGAGACGCTGGTTGCACGCCGGCGCGAGACACCGGGCAACCCCGACCGCGACGTGCTGACGCGCCTGATCCAGGGAGAAGACAACGGTGAACGGTTGACCGAGAAGGAGCTGCTGCACAATTGCATCTTCCTGCTCAATGCCGGCCACGAGACGACCACCAATCTGATCGGCAACGGCCTCGTCGCGCTGCATCGGAATCCGGAGCAGAAGCAGCGGCTGATCGACAATCCGGATCTCATCAAGACCGGCGTCGAGGAGATCCTGCGCTACGAAAGCTCGAACCAGCTCGGCAACCGCATGACGACCGAGCGGATCGAGCTCGGCGGCGTGCTGCTCGAGGCCGGCACGTCGGTGACGCTCTGCATCGGCGCAGCCAATCGCGACCCCGCGCAGTTTCCCGATCCTGAACGCTTCGACGTTGCGCGAACGCCGAACCGGCACCTTGCGTTTGCCACCGGCGCGCATCAATGCGCCGGCATGGCGCTGGCGCGGCTCGAAGGCGCGATTGCGATCTCGCGTTTCCTGGCACGCTTCCCGGACTATGCCGTGAGCGGCCAGCCCGTGCGTGGCGGCCGCGTCCGGTTCCGCGGCTTCCTGAGCGTCCCCTGCTCGATCGGCTGA
- a CDS encoding thiamine pyrophosphate-dependent enzyme, with protein MSKANLLDRRQVVAALLANRKDVVAIGGLGASTNDITAAGDHARNFYLWGGMGGAAMIGLGLALAQPKLPVLVITGDGEMLMGMGSLATIGLQKPSNLSIAVLDNEAYGETGGQTSHTSAAADLVGVARACGIADSGAISTMAEVESFAKAIHDLSAGPRFANVKIDSASVERILPSRDGTYIVNRIRGDLGFQPI; from the coding sequence ATGAGCAAGGCCAATCTCCTCGACCGCCGCCAGGTCGTCGCCGCGCTGCTCGCAAACCGCAAGGACGTCGTCGCGATCGGCGGCCTCGGCGCCTCCACCAACGACATCACCGCGGCCGGCGACCACGCCCGCAACTTTTATTTGTGGGGAGGCATGGGTGGCGCCGCCATGATTGGGCTTGGCCTCGCCCTGGCGCAGCCAAAATTGCCGGTGCTGGTCATCACCGGCGATGGCGAGATGCTGATGGGGATGGGCAGCCTTGCCACCATCGGGCTGCAGAAGCCGTCCAACCTCTCGATCGCAGTTCTCGATAACGAGGCCTATGGCGAGACCGGCGGCCAGACCAGCCACACCTCGGCAGCCGCCGATCTCGTCGGTGTCGCCAGGGCCTGCGGCATCGCCGACAGCGGGGCAATCTCGACCATGGCCGAGGTCGAAAGCTTCGCCAAAGCCATCCACGACCTTTCGGCCGGGCCTCGCTTTGCCAATGTGAAGATCGACAGCGCCAGCGTCGAGCGCATCCTGCCGAGCCGGGACGGAACCTACATCGTCAACCGGATCCGCGGCGACCTCGGGTTCCAGCCGATCTGA
- a CDS encoding TetR/AcrR family transcriptional regulator, giving the protein MSSLRMTSDLRRQLILGAAKRCFARHGYNGTTTKSVAAAAAISEALLFKHFPSKAALYAEILSDECEADPALTELLEREPSTATLVELIRGMVQHFLQIADGPDQEEAQRLRLMATSHLDDGEFARLLYAKIETLIGAVFVASLERAVAAGDARACGNEPLNLFWFAHHTVMTAALTRLPSVPCLAYGRANELERQLCEFLLRGIGLNDAAIASHLGRDQATGAGKTAIAESA; this is encoded by the coding sequence ATGAGCTCATTGCGTATGACGAGCGACCTGAGGCGTCAATTGATCCTCGGAGCCGCGAAACGCTGCTTTGCCCGACACGGCTATAACGGGACCACGACGAAGAGCGTGGCGGCCGCTGCTGCCATTTCCGAGGCGCTGCTGTTCAAGCACTTCCCGTCCAAGGCGGCACTCTATGCCGAAATCCTCAGCGACGAGTGCGAGGCGGACCCGGCGCTGACCGAACTCCTCGAGCGGGAGCCGTCGACGGCCACCCTGGTCGAACTGATCCGTGGCATGGTTCAGCACTTCCTGCAGATCGCCGACGGCCCCGACCAGGAGGAGGCCCAACGCTTGCGACTGATGGCCACCAGTCATCTGGATGACGGCGAATTCGCGCGTTTGCTATATGCCAAGATCGAGACGCTGATCGGAGCCGTCTTCGTCGCCTCGCTCGAACGCGCGGTCGCCGCCGGCGATGCGCGGGCTTGTGGCAATGAACCGCTCAACCTGTTCTGGTTTGCGCATCACACGGTGATGACCGCTGCGCTGACCAGGCTGCCGTCCGTGCCTTGTCTCGCTTATGGCAGGGCCAACGAGTTGGAGCGGCAGCTCTGTGAGTTTCTCCTGAGAGGCATCGGACTTAACGACGCCGCAATTGCTTCGCATCTGGGCCGCGATCAGGCCACGGGTGCCGGCAAGACGGCGATTGCAGAAAGCGCATGA
- a CDS encoding phosphonopyruvate decarboxylase — MHARADASDTAPNWPDDIFATLQRFDVRQVPYVPDAGHSKLIQRVLGSSTMRGIPLTTEEEGVALLAGAWTGGQRGVLLMQSSGVGNCINMLSLIPILRFPFLTLVTMRGEWGEFNPWQVPMGSTTQGVFELSGIKVLRASNAAEVPAVLEAAAAQAYNALTPTAVLLSQRLIGAKVFTK, encoded by the coding sequence ATGCACGCCCGCGCTGACGCTTCCGACACGGCCCCGAACTGGCCGGACGATATCTTCGCGACCTTGCAACGCTTCGACGTGCGGCAGGTGCCTTACGTGCCCGATGCCGGTCATTCGAAGCTGATCCAGCGCGTGCTGGGGTCCTCCACGATGCGCGGCATTCCGCTGACGACGGAGGAGGAGGGCGTCGCGCTGCTCGCCGGCGCCTGGACCGGCGGCCAACGCGGTGTGCTGCTGATGCAGTCGAGCGGCGTCGGCAATTGCATCAACATGCTGTCGCTGATCCCGATCCTGCGCTTTCCGTTCCTCACCCTCGTGACCATGCGCGGCGAATGGGGCGAGTTCAATCCGTGGCAGGTGCCGATGGGGTCGACCACGCAGGGCGTGTTCGAACTGTCCGGCATCAAGGTGCTGCGCGCCTCGAACGCAGCCGAGGTGCCGGCGGTGTTGGAAGCAGCCGCAGCGCAAGCCTACAACGCGCTGACGCCCACCGCCGTCCTCTTGTCTCAGCGCCTGATCGGCGCCAAGGTTTTCACCAAATGA
- a CDS encoding efflux RND transporter periplasmic adaptor subunit — protein sequence MNIVAENKISGEPIDSKAPKRPVRPVLWFIIIGTLLGALVGGLVWFNYFRGQMIKQFFANNKPPPTAVSAAEAKSEVVPNLLTAVGSLVAVHQVDVSADVNGRVTEIKFEPGAHVEAGMPLVQLFDAPDQGDLANFKAQATVAQLSLDRAKQLASRQFGPQATVDQAQASYDQALAGIAKTEALISQKLVRAPFSGDLGVRKVEVGQYLTAGTAIVSLTDLSELWANFTVTEKDSANLKVGQVVRLKVDAYPGRTFDGKITTIEPQIATDTRNIRVQATIANPEKILKPGMFVSTTVVLPEKPAVITVPETAVDYTLYGDSVFVITEKKEEDGKTSLSAVRTFVQTGNRVNGRVEIIKGVKPGDKVVAVGQLKLQSGAAVAISTDPSPQIPAQPPRY from the coding sequence ATGAACATCGTAGCCGAAAACAAGATTTCGGGCGAACCGATCGACAGCAAGGCTCCCAAGCGCCCGGTCCGGCCGGTGCTCTGGTTCATCATCATCGGCACGCTCCTCGGCGCGCTGGTCGGTGGCCTCGTCTGGTTCAATTATTTCCGTGGCCAGATGATCAAGCAGTTCTTCGCCAACAACAAGCCGCCGCCGACCGCAGTCAGCGCGGCGGAAGCGAAGTCGGAGGTGGTGCCGAACCTGCTGACCGCAGTCGGCAGCCTCGTTGCCGTGCATCAGGTCGACGTCAGCGCCGACGTCAACGGTCGCGTCACCGAGATCAAGTTCGAGCCGGGTGCCCATGTCGAAGCCGGCATGCCGCTGGTGCAGCTGTTCGACGCGCCGGACCAGGGCGACCTCGCCAACTTCAAGGCGCAGGCGACCGTCGCGCAGCTGTCGCTCGATCGCGCCAAGCAGCTGGCCTCGCGCCAGTTTGGTCCGCAGGCGACGGTCGACCAGGCACAAGCATCTTATGACCAGGCGCTGGCAGGCATCGCCAAGACCGAAGCGCTGATCTCGCAGAAGCTGGTGCGCGCACCGTTCTCCGGCGATCTCGGTGTCCGCAAGGTCGAGGTCGGACAATATCTCACGGCAGGCACGGCGATCGTCTCGCTGACCGATCTGTCGGAGCTGTGGGCGAACTTCACGGTGACGGAAAAGGACTCCGCCAACCTCAAGGTCGGACAAGTGGTCCGGTTGAAGGTCGACGCCTATCCGGGCCGTACCTTCGACGGCAAGATCACCACGATCGAGCCGCAGATCGCGACCGACACGCGCAACATCCGCGTGCAGGCAACCATCGCCAATCCGGAGAAGATCCTGAAGCCGGGCATGTTCGTGAGCACCACGGTGGTGCTGCCGGAGAAGCCGGCCGTGATCACCGTTCCGGAAACGGCCGTTGACTACACGCTGTATGGCGACTCCGTATTCGTGATCACCGAGAAGAAGGAAGAGGACGGCAAGACCAGCCTGAGCGCGGTGCGCACGTTCGTTCAGACTGGCAACCGGGTGAACGGTCGCGTCGAAATCATCAAGGGCGTCAAGCCTGGCGACAAGGTCGTCGCCGTCGGTCAGCTCAAGCTGCAATCGGGTGCTGCCGTTGCGATTTCGACCGACCCGTCTCCGCAGATCCCGGCGCAACCGCCGCGCTACTGA